The Microcebus murinus isolate Inina chromosome 4, M.murinus_Inina_mat1.0, whole genome shotgun sequence genome has a segment encoding these proteins:
- the PTH gene encoding parathyroid hormone — MISAKDMAKVMIVMLAICFLTKSDGKPVKKRSVSEIQFMHNLGKHLNSMERVEWLRKKLQDVRNFVALGASLPPRDGGSQRPRKKEDNVLVDSHQKSLGEADKADVDVLTKAKSQ, encoded by the exons ATGATATCTGCAAAAGACATGGCTAAAGTAATGATTGTCATGTTGGCAATTTGTTTTCTTACAAAATCGGATGGGAAACCTGTTAA GAAGAGATCTGTGAGTGAAATACAGTTTATGCACAACCTGGGCAAACATCTGAACTCAATGGAGAGAGTGGAATGGCTGCGTAAGAAACTGCAGGATGTGCGCAATTTTGTTGCCCTTGGagcttctctgcctcccagagatgGTGGTTCTCAGAGGCCTCgaaaaaaggaagacaatgtTCTGGTTGACAGCCATCAAAAAAGTCTTGGAGAGGCAGACAAAGCTGATGTGGATGTATTAACTAAAGCTAAATCCCAATGA